CCTCTTATCATAGGTGCGTGGCAAGATGTCTTCTAGTACTGTGTGACAGTACTTTCTGTTTAGCTTGGCAAGCATGGTCATAGCGCTGCTGGggtatcagcagcagcagcagctggcgaTTCATCTTGCAGCGCTCTCGCCGATATGCTTTGTTGATACAACTGAGAACCAATACATGGGTAATGGGTTCATTTTAGACGGATGTACTATCAAGGATTATCTATCTACAGGAGATCATTTATTTGCATTTCCATGTAAAATTAGACATCTTGCAGGTAACTCAGAGCTGTTCACTTAAACTCACACAGCTCTCCAGGAGCAAAATGAAAGAAACCAACATAAGACAAAACCCTAGACTGACAGAAGAAATTACATTGTAAATGCCTATAGTAGTGCTGAGCAATGCTGCCCTCCTCTCTGGCCATCAACAGGCGGCTCAAATGGGGCCTAATGTACAATTACCCAGGAGCAGGCAGGCAGGTAGAATATCACAAGAGTCATCTCCCGGACATGAGGTTCACCAGACCTTGGTTCTCCTGGATAGCGTTCATGTCCCAGAACTCGCTCGTCGATGAGAGCGTCATCAGCGCCACGACTATGGATCTCATCGTGGGCCTTGCCTTGGGGTCTTCCTGCGTGCACGCCCTTGCCAGGACTGTCATCTGCCAAAAGGGCAAATGACGTGTTACTGTTAGGCTGGGAATTTTGCGAACATAGCAAAGAGGGTAAAGGTAATTCTGCAGCAGTTTGAAATATAATGCTTGTAATAGGGCTAGTTGGCTGTTGATCTTTGCTTTGTTGATGCTGGTATCCCCAGCATGATGTACCAGATACGTTGCTTTCTTATAGGCAGAGGTTTTTTTCTGCAGCAGCATTATATTGATCAGTTTGTGCGTGGTCTAACCTTGAGGATTGAGTCGATGGGGTAATCCTCGCCTAGCGCCGGATCAATCAGTCTCTGAAGGCCTTCCTTAGGATCCGGTGTGTTGAGAGCCTCCTCAAACTGCACTTTGCAATACGATGATTGGTGAGTCATCAAGCAGCAAAGCATCCAAAGCCTGTACTATAGCTTTGGAAGCCGTAGTGTTACAAATATTGCTggcaagaaaaaagaagaagagtttgCTCCATTGTCTACTGCCTAATATCATCCACGAACACATGACAACAAAAGACAGCAAGTATAATTAACCCCATTTATAAACATGTAACGCAAAAGGAATAAAAGATGATCAGGTCGAAACAATTATTCAAAACTGGATGTATTAAACTACTGATTCATATTTTACACTGGGAAGTAACAAATATCCACATGGTAATGAAGCACAAGAGCTGAAAGTTTTGTTTCTTTGCACAAGAAATAGGCCACGAACTCCGGCATTTAAGAAATGACAGTAGAAACCAAACCAATACCAGAACTAGCGCCTGTGCTTAACTAGACCATTGGTCTTTTCTCTAGAAACAGAATGTAAAAGAGTTGATTTAGCAGACAATTACCAGATAAACCAATCCCTTTGAATCACTGGAAGACTCGGTTGATCTGACAATAGCATCTTTGGCCGAAATAAGTTCATAGAGAACAACGCCAAAGGCATAAACATCGACCTTTGGAGAAACATCGCCATACTGAGCATATCTGCAAATGTCATACCCCATAGATGTCAACATTCATCACAGATGGTGGTACTCTGGAATCGCACAACCATGCCATGACATATAAACGTTTACGACACGTACTCAGGAGGCATGTAACCAAATGTGCCCACAATTCCACGTGTGGGTAATGATGTATTACCAACTTGTGTAAGTTTTGTTAAACCAAAATCTGCGACCTGGAAGGTAGACATAATTATTTCATCAAGGATTCAGGAAACATGTTTAAAAAGACCCATGAACTAGTCAAACCTTTGCACGGTAGTTCTTGTCTATCAAGATATTTGCTGATTTGATATCCCGATGTATGTATACTGGAACAGTATGTTCATGAATGTACTCAAGACCTCTTGCTGAATCTAGTGCAATCTGAACCCTGGCAGCCCATGACAGAGGCTCATAACCTATATATGAACATGTGTGGTGATTAATTTGCAGGAAGCATCAGATAGGCACACCAGCCAACCTAAGAGGCGACACATTACCAGTTCCACGTAAGTGCTGGCTTAAGTTCCCATTCTGGATAAACTCATAGACAAGAAACCAGGAACTTTCGGTGCAAAAACCAATCAAGCGCACCTGTGTGAAATAAACATCGGTAATCACAGCAAAAGGAAAGATACAAGGATTAACTTGAATGGAGATAACAGAGAAATTACATGATTGTTCCTACCCACACAAAACTAATACTATTCCGGAAGACAGGAATGCAAGGTAAAGCTACAAGGATTAAACCCATATATTTCCCCAACTTGATTTAAATTATGTGAAAGATATTGATGTGCACAATCTTCATGTATAAGGGTGATGCTGTCCATCATCAATAAGCAAGATAACACACAATCTCATCCTGTGACACTCTTTCCCAGTTAAATGTGACTTGTAAAAGTTAACAATAATGAAAAGCAGTTCATCAAGGCATGCACCCATACTATTGTGCTTGAGAGTTCCTACTTCCCACAACCAGGGCAACCTGACACTCAATCTAAAAGTTGTTAGTTTATCCATAGGATGTTGAATTTTCTACTAACCTCGCCTATGAAGTAAGTTTAAATTGTTTCAGAACTTTTCAGCTCCGTATCAATTAGAATTCAAAGGAGAATATTGAAATCCAGGCAAAATAAACAACTATACAAGTAATGACAAAATTTACAATCAGAATTGCTGTGTACATCAGAGTAACATGTACTCCAAACATAAATGTATGCCTATTGGCTTTATATGTAAGAAAGTAAACAAATCTAAGGGGAAAACCGCATATCAAATATGCTGTTGCAGTAAATAAAAAGAAGTCACTAACCAGATTCAGATGATGAACATGCGTCAAAACCTTTAACTCAGCAAGGAACTCATGAGAAGCCTGCATATCCATTTTCTTTATAGCAGCTTTCTAGAGACACCCAAAGCAAAACATTTCAAATGAAGAATAGATATGCTTATATGCAGCTGAAAAAGAAGTTTGAACATTGGACTAACCTCGCCCCTGAGCTCAGCATAATAGACAGCGCCAAAACCACCTTGCCCGATTTTGTTACTCATGCTAAATCCCTCTGTGGCATTAAAAAGTTCTTCATACGAGAACTCTACTGATTTGTCAACAGTAATTCCTGGAACTCCAGAGGCACTATCAGCTTGACTGGTTGACAGTGTTGATTTATCCATGGATGTAGTAGCTGGAGAAAAATAAATAGTAGTAGTTTAGAAAGTTGTGGAAGCTCCACTCACATTGCACACTTATGAAAAAAATGGGAAGAGGGCACGGCATTCAAGAGTGTTAACTCTTCTGTGTGCTAAGAAGTACACTTATGGGTGCTTGAAATGTAACAGAGACCTTTTAGCACATAAAAAAAACACATAGGAGAAAGTCTATTTACTAAACAAGATTTTCAGGTTTCCAGACAGATAAATAATAGCTTCACAGGGTAATCCTCTACGAATCGGAAGCATCAGAACCTCAAAACACTGAAATCAATATTTATGCTTGTACAATACTTATATGAGCAAAGGAAAAAATGAACATGCAACAGTGGAATCAGGATtatgaatgtttttttttttgtacagAAGATGTTAAAAAAAATTCTGTTGCAGGATAATATACATAGAAAGAGAAGCATACAATGTCATTACCAAGTTGGGTAGAGTCTTCAGAAGATGGAAATATGGCAGCCTTGTTTGCCTTTCTTCGCCTATAGAACATGATACATAACAAGACACCCAGGACCAGAAAAGCAACACCACCAACTCCTCCTCCTACTATAGGTCCAACAGAACCTCCATTTCCTGCCCCGAATCGATGATGAGATTGACAATGTGTAAAATATTCACCCTTTTTTCTCACAAGAATAGCTGGCATCCAGTTTTTCTTGCGAAAAACTTAATGCAGAAGCATAATTAACTTGCAAAAGGACAGAAGCTGCCTGTACTGCACAAGATGAGGATGCTTATCAGCATGAGTGCACAAGAGTTGATAATATTCAAGTGAATACTATACGACACAATGCAGCTGGCAGCAAAACTTACCCTGGTGTGTTTAAAGGATGGTAACTTCCATTGCGATCTGGAGAAGCCAAAGAAAAAAAGACAGAGCAAACCATTTTAGCAAGAAAAGATCAATCCAACAGAGTTCGCATTGATGTTAACAGCATTTTCAAAGTTAAAATGCAACAAAATAACTGCATTTCACAGAACTGCAACTGCATACTATGAGACATGTGTAGAATGTACTCCCTTTGTCATGTAATACAGTGCATTCCAAAAATTTTAGGACAACTTAAAGGAATCCGCAAAAGACGCATGTACCCACAGATTAATACCAATTAAGGTGTTCCTCCCCAAATTATGGTTTCCTTTTTAATAAACTTTGCCAAATCTAGGCATTGACACAtgtagaatgcactatatttcagTACAAATTTTAGAAGCCACAATGCACTCTAtttcaggacagagggagtagatgCGTAGATGATTTCAAGGGAATTTGTCTATCGAGACCTGGAATCTTTTACTTGCTATTCATGAAGAGATGCcatgaaccaacaaatgaaaatgGTAGCATGCATGAAACATCAAACAATTTAGGAATGTCACTACAGTGCCATAACTTCAGTCGGTTCATCTAATGGTAAACAGACAGACACAATCAATGCGATTGTATATAGGAACATTAGCTAATGCAAATGGCCCTTCCTTCATGAAGCAAGCCCGAATCAATCAATCCATGCACCCCATCATCATCAACCACCTGACAACAAACTAAGAAGAAAACAACTCGAATCGTAGCTGGCATACTAGATTACCATTCAGTTCAGTTGGGCGGCGCAGAACACCCACAATTCACTGCAGTAATAACCTAACTAGTAACCCCCAGAAATCGTACAAGCTGAAATTGAACTGAATCCTCCGCAATCGATTAGAAATGCGCACCTTGGACGGGGATGAAAACGAGCCCGCTTGTAGCGGTGTCCATGCCGGGGTTATACTTGCGAAGCAGCTCCAGCTGCGACGGGGAGTTGAAGCTGTAGTTAGCGGCGACGGCGGAGAGGTTCTGGCCCATGAGCGGGTAGGTGAGGAAGAACCCGTAGTCCGGCGAGATGTCCCGGTCCCCGCAGGTGCAGTTGACCATGACGTTCACCGTGGTGTTGGTGTTGGTGATGTTGTTGGCGGGGAACGGGTTGGTGCGCTCAAGCCAGGCCTCGGAGGTGAGGTTGTGGTAGTTCTGCGCGATGCTGCCGTAGGTGTCGCCGGTGACGACCCGGTGCGGGAAGGAGCCGCCGAGGTAGGTGGCGTCGGAGTTTGGGAACGTGTGGCAGCCGCAGGTGAAGGAGATGTTGACGCTCTGGCCGACCTGGATGTAGTAGTCCATGTTGGTGTTGCCGGGGTTGTAGGGCGCCAGCGTCTTGGAGTCGTCGATGCCGAAGAGGCTGGCGATGTAGGTCAGGTTCTGGTTCCGGCTGATGAGGTAGGAGCCCA
This DNA window, taken from Miscanthus floridulus cultivar M001 chromosome 13, ASM1932011v1, whole genome shotgun sequence, encodes the following:
- the LOC136500535 gene encoding chitin elicitor receptor kinase 1-like; this translates as MAPPHALALLLLAASAAAAAAAGDGCLNAGCVALGSYLISRNQNLTYIASLFGIDDSKTLAPYNPGNTNMDYYIQVGQSVNISFTCGCHTFPNSDATYLGGSFPHRVVTGDTYGSIAQNYHNLTSEAWLERTNPFPANNITNTNTTVNVMVNCTCGDRDISPDYGFFLTYPLMGQNLSAVAANYSFNSPSQLELLRKYNPGMDTATSGLVFIPVQDRNGSYHPLNTPGNGGSVGPIVGGGVGGVAFLVLGVLLCIMFYRRRKANKAAIFPSSEDSTQLATTSMDKSTLSTSQADSASGVPGITVDKSVEFSYEELFNATEGFSMSNKIGQGGFGAVYYAELRGEKAAIKKMDMQASHEFLAELKVLTHVHHLNLVRLIGFCTESSWFLVYEFIQNGNLSQHLRGTGYEPLSWAARVQIALDSARGLEYIHEHTVPVYIHRDIKSANILIDKNYRAKVADFGLTKLTQVGNTSLPTRGIVGTFGYMPPEYAQYGDVSPKVDVYAFGVVLYELISAKDAIVRSTESSSDSKGLVYLFEEALNTPDPKEGLQRLIDPALGEDYPIDSILKMTVLARACTQEDPKARPTMRSIVVALMTLSSTSEFWDMNAIQENQGLVNLMSGR